In Carassius auratus strain Wakin chromosome 20, ASM336829v1, whole genome shotgun sequence, the genomic stretch GCAGTAGTTAGCTTTTAAAGAATCTCTATCAGTCTGCACTCACCTTCACATCTGAGAAGTACATCTTGAGCATGCTGGAGCTTGGGTACCTGGAGTAGAAGAACATCAGTTTGGCCTTCTTCAGGTGATTTGGGGACAGTCCCTCCTGGATTTAACACTGGCAGTAAAGGAAAATAAACCCAGTGCTAAGATTTGCTTGACATTACCATCCCATCACTCAAGGTGTCGGCTCGTCACGtccaataaaacatgaaaacaccaCACCAACATATTTTACATCAGAAACTCATTTTACAGGCAAAGCGGGCAACGTCTTTCCCTATGCCCTGATCCCAAACCTCCAGATGTCAAAGAGATAAAGACAGCATTTGCATATGaccttcaaatgtgtttgtaaccTTCGTTTTAGCAGGGACAGAACACAAATATAGCGGTAAAGGTTTTGCGAGGCTCTTTTGAGCATGACAAGCTAGAAAAGTTTTCCACAGGTGACAATAATCTGATCTGACGTTCTtaaaaattaatcattattaGAGTCTTTTTGTAGTTAATCAggataaggcaaaaaaaaatggtttggaattcaattcaattacaaaaaacaaaaatataaataaataaaactacataaatgATAAAGGTTCACTATGTCAGACCTTGAAGGGGAAACAGTTTGGCTGTCTGCCAACGCTGAACATTTTCCTCCATACTTCCAGCATTCATCAATAATCTATTTAAGATAAGAGCACACACTGGAACGGCACTGTGTGTGACACTCCTGCTGTTGTCCCGCTCTGACCTCTGCCAGACAACAAAATAGCTGAGTGGGTGAATTTTACAGACAAAGGGGACTGAGCTACCTCCTTTAAGGCCTCTCTGAGCTTTGACATCAGTGTAAAGCCCTTTGTGTGACTGTCAAACAAAAAACCCAACAACTGCCAATATAACTTTGGACAGACAGGAGAACTTTTATCTGTTTAAAATGCCTGTAGCAAGCAAATCCGTATTCTTCAGGTTTATCTGACTCAGAACTACATTTAATGGTCACAGTTTATAATTTTGTACTTAGGAAATATGCTATAAGCAATAAATACTGTTGGATGCTtcaatctgattggttgatagaTGCACAGCTATCAAGAATTACAGAATTATTTAACCAGTTTAACAAAGGTcactcttaaaggggtcatcggacgCCCATTTtcccacaagttgatatgattctttatgAATGAAgtgtctataacatactttggttgaAACTTTTCACAACGCCTCCTATTCTTTTATGTTTTCTGACTTTATTGTATCATTAAAGTTGTCTAGAGACTAGAATTGGGTTCCATCTAGATTTGCCATGTTAATAGCTGCTATCTGACTAGCTTCATGGACTTATTgaattatttcacagtattttgtgACAAAATGCAGTTAGactttaatgcatttagcagacacagaGCAATAAAAACAGTAGCTGCATTTTGTcaataaggttttttttgttcagcacccaaaattattctttttatattcttAACATTTTCCATTGAATTTGTCCataaaattaaatttgcatttgCTCCTGTGCTGTTTGGCTATTGATTAACCTTAACATGAGCTATCATTTTAGAGGCAAagcatgtaattacattttaattaaatattaattaatagttaaatAAGACTTTATTCTGAGGAATAATGTGCCCTGACCaggaacatttttaaaatgtaaatagtaaGTGAAGCATTTACTTCTATGAAAAGGATATTGTACAGCCTGAGTATGGAGAGAGGTCTGACACGTCCCGGAGGTCCCCAGATTCAGATTTGATGAGTGATAGCCCTTCAGCGGTGCTTCCTGGGAGAACTGGTGAGCAAGAATGGTTGAGTGTCAGATGCTGGCTGGAAGCCATTTTTGTTCGTAAGCTGGTGGTCTCCCTTGACAGATCGGCTAAGCCAGGAGAGTCTTTACTATAATATCCTGTTGATGAGGCACCAAGTTTGCTCTGAAATGAGTAACCCACAAGAGGAAGTGAAAATGGGTGACGGAATGATGGGGAGATGAAGCCTGTATTTCCAGAAAGAGAAGAAGGGTGTAAGGAGGGATGAAGGTGGCCATTCTGAGCTCCAGAATCTGAGGACTGGTGGTGTTCGGGTGCAGACTTTCGAACTACCAGTGGTATTGCCTCTGTCTGATCATTGGCACAAGGAAGAGGGACCCCAACAAATGGGTCAAGTGGGCTGGGAAACATAACATCACCAAAGCACTGCAGTCTATGATTAGCAGTGTGGAAGTTTGGGTTGTCCCCATTAAAAGCAAAGTGGTCCTCATTTGCTGGGAGTGATGGGAATACTTGTAACGGTGGCCGTGGAGGTTTTGAAAAAACATTCACCACGGCATTTACCACTTGAGACATGGCAGAGTTTAGCTCCTGCTTAAGGCTTTCTGCCAGACGTTTGCCTGCTTCATTCATAGACATCAAACCTTTGCTCCTTAAAGAACCTTCATGTTTGGCCATCTCTCCATCCAGCAATACTTGTTCACGGTGCAAGGCCTTCGCTTCATCCAGAAAGCATCTTGTGTCTAAGTCTGCTATCTCATTATCAGATCGATCAGCCACAGAATTTTGAATGAGATATTCACTGATGCCACCATCACCTAACATCCCACCAGATCGTAGACTGTCTTCTGAGAGATTCCCTCCATCTGCTTCTGAATCTGTGCTGTCATAGATCTGGAAGAACTTTTCTTGAAGCTGTTTCAGCTGTTTCTGCATGTCTTCCAGCTGTAGTTTCAGCTGCTTGCGTTCCTCAACCTTCTGCTGTTTATGTGAGGAAACCATCTGCTGAAagctatgctgctgctgctgaggtaatttttgttttctcttgttCTCTCGATTGCTTTCTCTTGGGCTGACGGACTGTGCAGTAATGTTGGTCTCTCCCTCTAACTCCCGCTCACAATCCTTTCCACTAGAAATAGAAGTTGCCATCACATTCGGTAAGTGGTTCATTCCACGTATAATGTTCTCAACGCGAGCACGCTTGGCTTGAAGGTGCTCTTCATTTAGCCGCTCAGAGTCCAAGTGGTCTAGTGTGATTTTTCCAGATGGTGAGAGACACTGTTCAGCACTTTCCTGGGATGAGGTGCTGCAAGTGTCCTCCTGTAGTAGTTCAGGTTCTGCTTTCCTGAGGATCCCTGACTCCCTGCCTCCTGTTCCTCTCATCGACTTATTGCTCTTCAGTAGGTTCGTGATGACAGTGGCACCAGAAAAGGGCATCATGTTTTCCTCATATGAGCTGCCCCTTTTAAGCAGGTTGCGGAGAACATTTGATTTGGCCTCACCGAGCTGAGCCCCTTGGCCCTCAAGCACATCCTGCTTCTTATTTTGATGGGAGTTCATGGCATCAAAGATGACAGTGGATTTGGCTGCACGGGTGACAGTGATGATGgcagaagctgtttgtgttgaTGAGGCAGATGAGCTAACAATTCTCTTCACTCCAATGTCCACTCGTCTTCTTTTTGTCTGTCGATTCAGATACAACTCTGTATCATGGTCTGGCATTTCTGGTGCTTCTAATGACCCATTTCCCCTGGCCTGAACTTTCACACCTTTATCAGAGTCACCTATAGACagaaaagtgatatatatatatatatatatagagagagagagagagagagagagagagagagagagagacacgcacaCACTTATCAtcttttatattagttatattattaattagttgtttagtcttaaagcattattatttgttatgaaGCAAACGGAGGGATTTGACTGAAGACATTTTCAAGAAGTGAATTAATTTGAACATGCAGCAGTGTAGACATCTGTCCCTGAGACTAAAGATAAATTGCTCAGTCAACAATTATTGAATTTATtggaattattgaaaaaaatgtttttatgatacAACATTTAAACGTGGATAAAATTTAGGAGATTATGGAAATATCTTAATAACCAGgactaaaaataaaagacaaatgctAATCCAAAGTTCAacccaataaaatataaatgtcctttaaaaggaattaaaaagaAAGTGAAGACCCACtccacaaacaataaaataaataaataaacattgatgTTTTGACCAACTTTTGACTCTGAAATTCTAATGTGGTTTGAccaatttacttatttacttgctTGCTTATAAATACCATGCATTATTGGTATCTAtgatatcttttttatttatttattttttctgcatgGTGATTGGACTGCTggatttttttttggtcagaccatgcaaatttttgcacatattaatatgcaatcttaaagaaaaagagaaaaaaggaatAAAACATTATGCCAAACTAAGATTTTGCTCTTGAGAATGACATTCTTAGTCCATGACTAAGATGCCATGTCCATGTCCATGACCTAGTACATGACTTGAAGAGTTGAAATCGTGAATTCAAGTCATTTTACATGTGAACTGTTtagattgttttaatgtttttattcatttactgaAAAGTGTAACGTCATTGACgcatatttcaaatttatttgacGAGGTCAAACTTATTGATAAGGATAATATATTTCATGTTACGTTTCACATGTCACATAAGCATCCAAatcatataaatacattatatgtaaataataaataatataatagaagCGACATAAAAGTCCAACAAGAAACATAAACAATGCAAGGACGGGGAAACAATCTCTATGAAGCGAGGACAGACGGCGCGAAAGACAAGTGAACATCAGTACATTGTTACTCCCTCACCGATAAACTTCATCATTCACTGTCGTACAGGACAAGAGGTCACTTACCTCACAGATGACTGCAGAAAGACTTCTGTGGTTTATGAGATGATAAATAGTACAATACGAAATACAATCTCCCAGTGGATGAGACGGTGTGGATAAAGAAAAAGTGAGTGACAGGCGGTAATAAAGAGCCAGCCGCTGTCCAGCGCTCTGCACGCGCTCCTCCAGCTGTAAGAGCACTTAAAGACTCAAATAAAGGAAACAGGAAGACTTCGCGTCATTTAATCAGTGTGATGTAACGCAGTACCCTCCAATAAGAGCAACCTGCTGACCACACGAACCAAGCGTGATATTCCAATTGTGTAATCAAATTAATGCGCGTCTTTTTCCTTTACTTGACAAACCAGACTCACCTCAGCGTTCAGTCGGGTTTAGACTCAATGCGCAGACCTTAAGTGTTCCTTTCATTTTTGGATTTCTGGACCACAGAGCTGTGTTCCCAACAATAACATAAGTATATGTCTGGATAATCAAATAATAACTTTAACTTGATTTCTTGCGGAAAAAGTACACACCTCTGCAATTAAACTCCACATTCAGTTGCAGTGTTCAGACTactgtacactaatattagtTTAGAAGTGACAAGTTGCTCCACTACAGTTTTGTTACACAATTCCTCAACTTTCTAAACTGTTGAAAACCTAGAACGTAGAAATGTAGAAACCAGTCAGAATAAAAACTATACAATAGTGTGGCATGATGTAACCAAACAACACAAATCTGTTTACAAAGTGAATCAAAGATAAgtatttaaccatttaaacaatTATTGTTCTCATCTTTTCTCTTGGTTTACAGAAAGGATACTGATTTTCCAAGCTGCAAGTTCTGGTTTTTGAGGATGACCGAATTCTGAGTAGATGTTTGTATTGCACTGAAGAACTCATACTcatgtgttttgtctttttaacAACAATCAGATAAAGATCTGGACATACCCAAGGCCTGTTATGATGAGAAACTTGCATCATAAGATATGATAACTGTTTATacagaataaaaatgttaattttgaataCAGGTCATGATTGTGATACTCTGGCAAATGGAGAAAAGACCCTCGGATCAAGCAGCTGGTTAGCATGCCAGTTTTGCCCCAGAGGAGACTGCCAGCCACACCGGCCCATGACCGATCAAATGAGGAAAGACTGTTTGAGAGAGAAAAACTGAGGGTCTGATGTCCAGCACACTTAATGGCCAACTAGCTGTTTATCTTCTCAGCTCACATGCtttcagtaaacacacacacacacacacacacatactagagTGCAATGACAGAAAGGCCACTAATCTGTGATGGTCATCATAGCagattatctgtctgtctgtccatctatctctctatctagcTGTCTAATCGCTGGTTATTTTCACATTATGTATCCTGCTCCTTTGCTTTGATGTTCTCCTGACCTACTGATTGTGTGAAAGAAGGTCGCCAGACAGTATACTACAAACAGTACTCCAGCTGTACCTGTTATTTTTATAAAGACTAAGTGAAATAACATAGATAAGAGCGGTGCGTTTGTAGTACATGTGTGCTAATTATATTTGACCTCACAGTACCTCACAGGTTAAactttctctcttttatttaGCCATCTATACAAGAAAGTCAAATGATATCTTGTAAAAATCAAAGCAGAGAATTGGCTGAAGCCTTGCCAGAATCTACAAGTCTAATTGTTTTATGGCAGCTAGACATCAAGACAACACTCTGGAAAATACATTAACTTAGAAAATAACACCAATGTGAATCCATGCGAGAGTTAGTTTgccccaaaaaggaaaattctttAATCATGTATTTATccttgtgttgttttttaaagtgaaaatgtaaattttaatttgcAGACAGTGATTTAGATtggtaaattattttctttttattgtttccTACACCTGAAGCAATACATGAGTAaatt encodes the following:
- the LOC113121289 gene encoding prospero homeobox protein 1 — encoded protein: MPDHDTELYLNRQTKRRRVDIGVKRIVSSSASSTQTASAIITVTRAAKSTVIFDAMNSHQNKKQDVLEGQGAQLGEAKSNVLRNLLKRGSSYEENMMPFSGATVITNLLKSNKSMRGTGGRESGILRKAEPELLQEDTCSTSSQESAEQCLSPSGKITLDHLDSERLNEEHLQAKRARVENIIRGMNHLPNVMATSISSGKDCERELEGETNITAQSVSPRESNRENKRKQKLPQQQQHSFQQMVSSHKQQKVEERKQLKLQLEDMQKQLKQLQEKFFQIYDSTDSEADGGNLSEDSLRSGGMLGDGGISEYLIQNSVADRSDNEIADLDTRCFLDEAKALHREQVLLDGEMAKHEGSLRSKGLMSMNEAGKRLAESLKQELNSAMSQVVNAVVNVFSKPPRPPLQVFPSLPANEDHFAFNGDNPNFHTANHRLQCFGDVMFPSPLDPFVGVPLPCANDQTEAIPLVVRKSAPEHHQSSDSGAQNGHLHPSLHPSSLSGNTGFISPSFRHPFSLPLVGYSFQSKLGASSTGYYSKDSPGLADLSRETTSLRTKMASSQHLTLNHSCSPVLPGSTAEGLSLIKSESGDLRDVSDLSPYSGCTIQEGLSPNHLKKAKLMFFYSRYPSSSMLKMYFSDVKFNRCITSQLIKWFSNFREFYYIQMEKFARQAINNGVAAVDDISVSRDSEIYKVLNMHYNKANDFEVPERFLEVAQITLREFFSAIVAGRDVDPSWKKVIYKVICKLDSEVPEIFKSANCLQELLQE